The genome window AATTGACTGAAATTCTCACAAAAGACTGTTGGATTCATCTAGCAGCAAACAAGCATCCATCCTTACAAAAGGTATTACATCTAGCGTTGCCTTTAGCTGCCTTCCAGTAAATACCTCCTGCTCCAGAGGTTACAAGTTGCCACAATGGATTTTTGATCTGGGTGTAAAAGTTGCATCGTGGGACTTGTTAAGCACTGGAAGGACTTTTGGAGAGGTGATGGAATCATTATCCTGGGAGACGCTCAAAATGCGATTGGAGgaggccctgggcagcctggcccagccctgtagctggccctgctttgagcagggggtcgGGTCAGACAGCCTCCACCAGTACTCTCCAGCCTGTAGTATTCTGCTGTAGCCACGTAACTAAAGACTGCACACTTTAAAGTATTTGCACTAGACCAACTGTGCTTAGTCACAGATCTTATAAGCATTGACAGAATTGAATATCAACAAAAATGCCTTACCATTTACTGCAGTCATTGACTGGTCCTCCTGCTGTGGTAGTTAATGTAGTGGTCAGCTGATGCAGCTTATCTGCTTAATACTGAAGGACCCCAGCTGCTGTGTGTAGCACTGGGCTAATGCAAGGCTGTGGAGGTACTGGCTTGCTGTGAgtaataaaactgtattttccttttccagctgtAACTAAGAGTTTTTCTGTGGAAGTCTTAGAAACAAGGAATAAGAAAACCACAAAGCTATTCTGAAATAGCTTCCTTCATGTGACTTTTCCCCAGTTACACAGGAAGGGATACCAGGTTCCGGAGGTAGGGACAATTATAAAATAGGCTCACCCACATGTGGTTGTTCCTGGTCTGGTGCAACTAGCAGGATTTAAGAAGGAAGGTTCATTAGCTCAGTATCTGGCCATTTCAGTGTGTGGACACGGCAGTCGTTCTGTCTGCTGGGTGTCAGGGAACCAGAGCAGATCCTGATGGTTGTGGTCACCTTCTCATTGTGAAGTCTCGTGGGCACAGCGAAGTCCGCTGGGAGCCAAAGGAACAGCCGCTCCCCTGGCCAGCTCTGGGGCAGCAGCAAGAAGCATGGTGGGAGAGGCAGCTCAGATCAACAGAGTTCTGCGTCCCTCTGCGGGGTGGTTTAAGTTCTGTTGGTATCGGCTGCGTCTCCAGCAGCGTCTGAGCTGTATGTGAAAAGGCTGGGAGTACAGACCAGTCTGAGTTACAGGAGGTGACAGGAGTGATTTGAATGTTACAGTCGTAGCAGTAATGAAGCTTGCAGAGACTGCTTTCTGCCGAActtttgttttattcattaaCATGAGTAAAATGCAACTGTTCTTATATTTAGGACAAGGTGTCGTATGCTCTTGAGATAGAGGGAAAAGAATACACGATTCATCTAGAGAAGAACAAGTAAGTAATTTCTTTATTAAACTCCATCTATTGTGTACAAATAACAAGCTGGCAGGTAGCGTGCGAGTTGTGGTCCTTCAGGTTTGCTCTGAGAAGTGCAGTTACATGCTAGGTCCGTGACATCTGCAGAGAAAGACGGCAGAAGTGGATTCCATCACAGCGTCGTGGCTGTCGGCCAGAAATCGTGtggagctccggcagccctggtgaTCCTGGTCAGGAAAGGAAGCAGTAGTTTGCTCAGAGGGCATCTGTGGAATTGTTGAAATGACTCTCTCCGTTcacatctaaaaataaataaactgaaCTATATTTCAAGTCCATATTTTCGctttcttctgggttttgtttattgTTTCAGGGGGTTTGTTCCTGTCTCTGTAGCACATGGACactaataaaaaaggaaagtgacTTTGTATCTAAGGCCCTGATAGCCATAGCTTACAGACAGTGTAGGTGCTGTCTGTCTGGAGTTTAATTTTTAAAGGGCTACTTGCAGCAACAGCAAGTTACCATTTATCAGACTATTGCTTCTTAAAGCTGCCTTCGTAATAGACAAAAGAGACGTAGCTGTTTAGATGTACAAGCCCCTGGGGATCTCTAGCTGCCACTTGCCAAGCCCCTGACCCTCAGAAACATGGGAATGCAGCTGCACCACATCAATGGATTTACCAGTGTGGGTCAGCAGTCTGAATCGTGGGAGACTTTCCCAGTGCACTTCCTTCCAAAACTGGGGAAGAGAAATCCTATGTGGCAGGCTggatgctgtgattttttttttggtctgcctGAAAGCAAGCTTTCAGCACGATTTAATGGGTTTTGATGCTTGTTTTACTTACACGGGGTGAGGTGATTAATTTGGTTTCATTAATTGTTCTGCCATTGTGATATCTTGGATTTTGCTGTGGAAAGCACAATTTCGTAGTTAATTTTGGGGTGCTTTCCTTTTGACTGTTTTCTTATTTGATTACAGTTTATTTATTTGTCAGCATTTTGATGGGGATCATCTTACTGTCCTACTGTAGTGTCATAGCAAGTTCATGAAATTCCAGAttccttctcctctttccttATAGAGAACTGCTGCCCAAAGATTTCACAGTTTATACCTATAATGAGGAGGGGAAGTTGCAGTCTGAATATCCAGATGTCCAGgtaggatttctttctttttatactCTTACTGAAGGTGACTTGAACACCAAGTGCCTGCAGGATGAGGCAGTCATGTTTTGAAAAGCGATAGTTGTATTTTTTGCTGGGCCACTTCCTAATCCTGTGCACGCACTGCACTCTTCCTGGAGAGAATCCTTGATTTTGGGTGAGGCTCCCGCCTGGACTTTGTAATAGACCTGTGTTTTCTGATGTGGAGGTGATCTCTGCCTGTTAAAAGCTACTCTTCTGTAAAAAGGAAATGCTGCTCTTAGCTGTCAGACGTCTTGTTATCTGAGGGTGGTGCTGCCCTTGTCCTACGGCACAGTGCGGAATTGGTATTGCTTCTGGACAGCCCTTGCTTCTCATGGGGGCCAGAACACACGGAGCAGAACCAGGGTGGTCTAGGGACTGAATATATAGTTTTTACTTTTACACACAGTGGTCTTCCAGATAGGTCCACAAGTCAAAATGAATGGTCAGCTGCTGACCCATCTTTTCAGTTCTGTGAGGCTGGCTGTTAGTGACTCTAAGAGCTTTTGAGGGCTGACAGACTATCTGTTAGTCCAGAAATTTGGGAACTACTAGAAGGGGTGGACGAGATCAAGTCTGGAGGACCTTTGAGAAGGATGTTATCTGCCTAGCATTGGAGTTACTCCACTGAAAAAGCAGTTGCAGCCCTCGTTTTTTGTACAAGCAGGCTGCCTGATAGATTGCCTTTGGAAATTTAATTACTTCTGTAGAATAAGAGTAAAAAGCATGAGGGTTTTTCTGATGGCTTCACTCTTCTTATGTATCAATGTTGTTGCTTTGAAAGGGAGGTGTTAGTCATATATGATTCACAGGATCTTGTTTTTGAAAATAGAGCACCTGAGTCAACTGAGTATTCAGTTCCTAGTTAAATGTGATTGACTAAGaggaaaactgctttttctgCACAAGGTCATGAAAGTCACAGCAGCCCTGAAGGATTAGCACATACCTTCAGTGCTTTCTGCATTCATTGCTGAAACAACAGGCGACGTAGTCTGTCTGACCCCCATAATAATGTTCAAAATGCACTTGCCAGAGAAAATGGAGGATATGTGCCCCATACTACCACTTTGTCTAGTTTCTAAAATGTGTATATGCAGCGGACAACATGGAAGTATTCTGTCTCGTCAGGGCTGATGAGGGATGTACTGCGCAACCGAGAAGTTCCCGCAGCGCCTGTTGGCGAGGCTTGCAGGTGTCAGCCCTCTTCTCACTGGAGAGAGGTTACATACAAGTCAAGCATTCTGTCTGCAGGACAGTTTCTAGAAGGCTGAATGGTGATTTGGCCAAAATGGGTAGGGAGGGGCTGGCCTTGAAATACTTGAGGCAGGGTGGAGGACAGAAGTGAAGAGTCGGATGGCTTACGGTCAAGTTAAGAAATCCGGTTGCTGGATAATGCTTCTGAGCCCTGCTCGCCTGGTGTTTATCACGTCAGCAGCGCTGGCTCTGAATCTGGCTTCAAGTAGAGTCGCTGAGTGGGCGAGTgggattttaaactgaaatgtgtAATGAACTGCTGGCCCCGTCGAGTTGTGAAGAGCATCTGCTTTCCCGAATAGGGAGGTGGGGATCCAGCTGGAGTGCCGTGCCCCTGGCATCTGGATTAGCATTTGTATGTGTAAGTCCTTGTGGCGATAAGCAAGTGAGGAAATGTTTAGGTGCATGTTAGTGAAGGAAACACAGTTAGACTGTGGTAGAGCTAGAGGCAGGTTTGAAGCTATAGACTGTAGATGAGGGGCATGTGGTAAATTTAACTTAAAGCACATTATGTTGTCAGGTTGTAACTGCTGCCGGTCAGCGGCAGGCATAGAAATTACACGATCGGAGGTCACGCTGGGTGTGCGGATACGTGTGGAATATGTGTGTGATGCACCCTTGTTTCCTGTGTAGGATCACTGCCATTACCAGGGATACGTGGAGGGGACCCTGGATTCTGTGGTTGCTGTCAGCACTTGCTTGGGGCTCAGGTAGCACAGCTCATCTTTTGTGTCCCTGTTGTCACGTGAGACTCGCGGCTTGCTGAACCTGAAACAAAATTCTTGCTCTGTTTTTAACTGCTGTTCAGCCAGGCAGGGATTCGTTGCCCTGGGGccgagctgcagcagagctgcctttGTGCAGTCCCTCGGTGGTACCTTTTATTCACATAGTTTAGCAGATATTTGCAATACCATTAAAGAAGTTGATCAATGCTGTTTGTTATCAGAGTACATTGTTCTTTGACACAAATTCTGGCTTATTTTCTAATTTGCAGAGATGGTCACTGCAAAGAACTGTACATCATGTAAAAATGCAAAGTTGAGCACTAGTCTGCAAATTTTACAAAATTGGCCCTAAAGCTTGTGCACTTCAAATTTGAttggaatttttttctgctttgagacAATTTCCGTATGTTTTgggacactgatttttttccagtgccATGTCAGTCACCAGAGTGGCAATAGTGTATTTGAATTAAAGCATTTCTGCTTAAGACTTGTGATTTAATTCCTGGGGCATTGCAGACTCttacaaaaatgtttaatttactgtatttgtGAAGGCTGTATCTGGTGAAAAGACAGCTTTCAGGCTGGAAATGAAGCATGCTGTTTTTCAAGGACTGAGATACAGACATGCCTTTAGTTACCGAAGAATAATTGTTCCCTTGTTTTACTGCAAAAATCTAGGTAACTATCCTCTGTGCTTAATGCGAGAATTTCTCACACACTACCGTATTTTAGGGGTTTGGTGACAATAGGGAACATCACCTATGGGATTGAGCCCACAGATTCCTCTTCTGGCTCTAAACACATTTTATATCGGCTGGATAATGTGAAGAAAGAGCCCACGACGTGTGGGGTAACCACCGAAGACCATGAAGGGGAACATACAGAGGAAGGCCACCATCCCAGTATGACTCAGCTGCTGCGAGTGAGTACTGCGCTGTTTTCTCCACAGTCCCCTATAATGGGTGTTGTCAGTGTTCAGCTAAGAATATGGAAGCAGCTTATCAGATTTCCTGGGGCTTAACACATACCTAAAGGTTTCTGATTCAGAGGGCTTTCTGCACTGCTGAGAACTCGGTCGCTTCAACAGAGCGGTTGCAATTTCCTTCTGCTTCGGCACACAGCGGTGAGAGTCGAGTGGCTGGTTAGATTATTCATGGGCAGAGCTTCTGGGGGCTTTTAAGGGCAGGAACACTACCCTCGTTGGAGGGGCTCACTAGCAAAGTATTGCATCAGAACCAGCAGAATACTGTGTTGTTTATTCCATTCTCCTAACCATGAGAAGAACAGTTTGATGTGAAGGTCCCCCTGGCCATTCAAAGAGTGGCTCTACGGGAGCAAGATTGCAGTAAAAGCAGGAGCATGGAAGACATTGTGTTTCACTTCAGGGTTGTTGGCATTTGCTTGTTAGTATCTTTctgctcctttaaaaaaatgtgtgcttTCTGTCCAAGGAAACCTTTGTGAAAAGTAAAAAGGTCCTTGCCTTTGAAACACAGGAAATCTTTGTGCAGCTAAATTTTAGTGTAAAACACTTCTAGAGAAATTGTCATTGCGTTGGATTACACTTCTTGGCTTTGGCTTGTTTTCGTCTTGGCACAGTGTGCTTTGGGTGTGTCTCCCAAACCACTAGTTGTGTCAAGTGAAACATGACaatgtcatgatttttttttttgtttacacttGAATTATTAAAATTGAAGTTGtctgaaacatttttctgcagagaaagagAGCGGTCCTGCATCAAACAAGATACGTGGAGCTGTTCATAGTTGTGGATAAAGAAAAGGTAGGGTCTGCATGTCgctttcccttccttctccccgGGTGATGGCTTGAaaagccatcagtcttcattacCCCCAAATGGATGTTGAAAGACACTGACACTTTAGCCAAGGTTATGCAAATATGCTAACCTGAAACTGAATAAACATGTTCTATGCAGTACTCTTCAGGAAAAGAGTAAACTGGCAGATGTGGAGATTTGCTATCAGCAAGGAATCTAATCATGTAAGGAAAACACGTGGCAAAAACTGCCCTTGCTGTTTTCTCTTGAACATTGAGCTGTTGAGCAATGGCAGTGAAGATGGGGCTCTCTTGATTAGCATCCTCTTGACAGATTTAGAGCCAGGCAAAAATGTTTTTCACGTTACtagtcttaaaatattttgttcctttttctgaCTCTTATATTTATCTCTTCGTGACTAAGTTTCTTCGTCTTGCAGTTTGAAGACTTTGGGAAGAGTGAAACAGAAGTAAGAGAACACATGGTGCAACTGGCAAACTTCCTTGACAGTGTAAGTTAAAGCTGCGCTGAGTGTAGGTGGGAGCGATGCTgtgtgcagcagccctgcagctctgttCACTTGTGTAAACTTCCACCTTGGAGTCTGTTCTGTTACCACTTTGGTGAGAGTGAAGTAAAGTTTTTATCAAGGCAGTAGCTCGACCTGTTCCCTCAGCCCATGTGTTGGTGACAGATGGAACTCGGTTGCGCCTGCACGTTGTGCTGAAGGAGGGCCAGAGGAGCAGGGGCTGCAAAGCGGCGGTGGTGTTTATTGACAGCGGGCTTTGGTGAATGCATCGCTGTGAAAGCTTTTCCACCTCTAAATTCATCTGCAGTCATCATACTTGAGAATTAGTTCAGGGAGCTCTTCCAGTGCATGGTGCCTACAGTAAGAGACGGGACAGGTTGTTGCAATTATTGCAATTCTTAAGTGTTTGTCAAGATTAGACAAAAACCATGTCTTTCAACCCGACTATTTCAGATGATGCTATTTTTTGGGATTGagacttctttttatttctgttttggatTTTCTCATTGATCCTGTAGCTAATGGAAGCCTGAACACAGGGAAAATGCATTCTGGTGATTTGAATTGTgttctaaattaaaaaacaaaaccaaagaaaacccccaaaccaaatcCAAACAGAAAAAGTAGATTCTTGCAATAAGATACATAACGCCAGACCACTTGTTCTTATCTGAAGGTATTCAGAAatatctctccttttttttcttttttcctctccagatgTACATCATGTTGAACATCCGCGTTGTGCTGGTTGGTCTAGAGATTTGGAAGTATGAAAACATTATTAGCACAGACGGAGGTGCTGGTGATGTGCTGGCAAATTTTGTACAGTGGCGAGAGAAGAATCTTGTTTTGCGCCGGAGACATGACAGTGCCCAGTTTGTTCTGTGAGTTGCAGTTCCCTTGCTTTGACTTTTAAGAAGCTTATTCTATTCCTGTCTGCTCAGCCATGGTCTGGTATCAaaagtagctgttgtgtttcagcAGAGAGCCCAGTGCAGTCTGCTGCGTTTTATGTGCTTGTGAAAACATTCAAAGTGAACTTAAGCATTTTTAAGAAGGTTTCTGTGGTCCTTGAAGTCATTGTCCTCTGTGACAGGTATATTGCTAAATAacctggtttttttcctgtcccatGTGTCCTGCAATGTTACATGTTGTATTGTATGAAGCTTCCATTCAGATAATCCTTTGTCAGGTTATGCACTAGTCAAGACTTGTAATCTAGGGCCTTTTCCACTTGAAAATGAGCATAAACGTGGTGCAGAGCGTTGCGTTTTAATGGAGCAAAAGTTGTTTCTGTGGTTGCTGTCCAGAAGCTAGCTGTGTGGTTTGAGGGTTGACACGTGACGTTAGTCTGTCCATCCCTGCTGCCTTAAACTAGCACAGAGCTTCCTGAGCTGACGCCTGTGCCCCGCTTCCAGGACGCCTGCCCCTGTGCCCTTCCGCTCCCGCAGATAGCGCGGTCCTTAGGGAGTCACTGCCCACGGCGCAGAAGGGGCAGAGGCGGGAGCTGGCTTCGCACGGggcagcagcccaggctgtcGGGCGCAGAGCAGGAGCGGCTCCCCTTGCCGCAGGAGCCAGGAGCCTCTTCTCCTCCGAGGCAGAGCGGCACCGGTCAGGTGATGGGGGTGGCGTGGCCAACAAAGtactcatttttaaaattgttttgcgTGAAGTGAAATGTGGTGTGTTGTACTGTTGCACTTAAGCTTCAAGAACTGTGCAGAAACATAATAAGACAGTAATGAAAAGGAAGTTGACAAGGAAAGAGATCTATGGAGTTTGGCAGCAGTATAAAGGCAGCTAACAGCCAATTAAAACAAATGATTATAAGGGTGGACTATTTAGCCCTTTGTATTTAGAGGGAAGATGTGGAAGAGGATAACTTTCCCTGCAAACTCATTTCTTAATTTCAAAGAATAAAAGAACCACGAACAGAAAGATAAAGCTGAACTGGTACATTCATACCTGCAGTCAATAGTAGTGCTCCTTGCAGTGCTACTCTGTGAGCGTTGGAAAGCTGGAAAAGCAGTATTTAGTGCCCCACAAGCAGCAGTGATGCGTTGAGGGGCTGTGCTGTTGGCAATACCGTGTGTCTGTACAGTCGGGATGATTGCCTTTCCTTTTTCTACCCGTGGCTGTAGGAAGAAGGGATTTGGTGGCACAGCTGGAATGGCCTACGTGGGAACGGTGTGCTCCAAGAGCCACGCAGGAGGCATTAATGTGGTGAGATACCTTTAGTGATACTGTGAACGCCATCAAAAAGAGTTTTGCACTCCAGAAGTCTCCCTGGAAGTGCACAATCTTTAAGAACAAAGCTGAAGTGACTTAGTGGGGGCTTTTATGAGGTCCCAAACCATTTCTGGCACTTCCATAATACCTGGATCACAACTTTTCTGTAGTCTTCTGCACCCTCTGCTCAGCCTTCCCTCTCCTCAGTGTGCAGCACTCAAGAAAATAGTTCAGGATTTCTCTAGTGACATCTTAAGCACCCCTGCCTTAGGAGTCTGTGGTAGCTGTGGGTGTTCTCAGATCTGTCCTCTGGTGTCTGCTTGACGTCCGCAGTTGTGAGCTCCTAGCGCGGTGCTGGTTGAGTGCCCTCTTTATGAGAAATTGCAGAGCAGTCGTGAGCTGAATTGCTGGTCTTGGATAACTGGCAATCCCAGCAATCTTGTTTTCTTGGAGTAGTGACAGAAGTACTGGAATTAGAGCTTGCATATTTAAGGAGATTTGGGCTAGTGTGGAGACCTCTAGTTTTTATTAACGTTGCAGCTGCACTGGAAAGTAGAGGTTACTAGGTAGTGTCCCAGATAGGTTTAGCTAAGGGCTCCCATTACTAAGCAAGTGATGTGCACTTGGTTGGAAGGCAGGCATAGCTGGTCTGAGAATGTTGTTAACGTAGAAGTGTCTTTTTGGCACATAAGTGAACGCTGAACTTCTCTCTATAAGCTGTCTgctaattttcttctgttttgtgcaGTTTGGAAGAATCAGTATACAGATGTTTGCATCGATTATGGCTCACGAGCTGGGACATAACCTGGGGATGAACCATGATGACGAGCGTGTCTGTCACTGCGGCGCGAGCAGTTGCATTATGAGCTCTGGAGCATCGTAAGTACCTGGCAAAAGGGAAAGTATTTTCCAAGGGTCAAAACTCCTCCCCTGTGCGCTTAGTTTTCACAGGTTGCTTTCATCTTTAAAGTAGTCTTGCAAAGAGTCGTGTCACACTTGCAGCGCATGGGGAAAGCAAATATTACTCTTGTTCTACAAACTGAGGGAAAGCTTGTGAGTTGACTTAAAGAAAAGCTCGTTTTCTCTGTTGCAGGGGATCGAGgaacttcagcagctgcagtgcagAAGACTTTGAGAAGCTAACTCTGAACAAaggtgggagctgcctgctcaACGTGCCCAGGCCTGATGAAACCTATAGCGTCCCGTACTGTGGGAACAGGCTGGTGGATGCCGGGGAGGAGTGTGACTGCGGCTCGCCGAAGGTCAGCAGCTTGTGCGTTTGAGAAATGCTGGCGGGGTAGCCCTGCATGCTGCTCGCTGGAGAGGGGACTGCACAAGGCGGAGGGGGTGATTTCTTGGTGTTCACAGCACTTCTGTTTCCAGGAATGTGAAAGCGATCCTTGCTGTGAACCAGGTACTTGCAGGCTCCGATCTGGTGCTGAATGTGCTTATGGCGACTGCTGTAAAAACTGCCGGGTAAGAGACTCAAACATGATACTTGTAAGTGTTCTGTAGTGTTTGAGAAGAGGAGAGCGTTAGCCTAGCCAGTGCACCTGTGAGAGGGAATTGTCATGCGTGTGTACAGCACCCACCAAGGGCTTCAGATCAGTGCCCTATTTTGGGGGGCATATTGCATTTTTTGGGTGCAGTGTTCGTCTCTGCTGTAAGGATTCTATTTTCTGATGcagtttcctcctcttctctctctttagCTCCTTCCTAAAGGAACTGAGTGTCGGGCGAGTAGCAACGAGTGTGACCTTCCAGAGTACTGCAATGGCACATCCCAGTTCTGCCAGCCAGACTTCACCGTTCAGAACGGTCACCCGTGCCACAACGAGGAAGCCTACTGTTACAATGGCATTTGCCAGTACTACGATGCCCAGTGTCAGGACATCTTTGGCTCAAGTAAGGAAGAGCATGGTGTTAGTGATTTCTCTAGGAGACATAGCTAAAAGAATGAGCTAAGCTTGCTTATATATATTTACGTGTTTTCCTGTAACACAGACCAGCTGACTTTGGCAAAGGTTTTGAAATAGTGGTGTTCATGGCTTAGCCTTCACGCATTCTTCCTTTGCTACATTTAACACTGTGCTGGTGATTCAAGCAGTAATTTTCTTGCACTGGTCATTCCTATTACAGTGGGGCTTCTGGTGTATAGGGCTGTAAAGAGGCCATGAAGAAATATCAAATGCTATAAATGACTCAGTGTTAAGTGACTCTTCTATTCTCTCGCTTTTTAAACACGGAACCTGGTAGTGCTGACATTTTCACCTCTCTTGCTGTGATTGTTCTGAAGCTATTCGTGCTGCATGGGAAATACTAGGTGTAGCAGGAGAATTGCTCTGGGTACAGGAGACCTGATGATGCGAGATGTCCCCGTCCCTATTTAACT of Opisthocomus hoazin isolate bOpiHoa1 chromosome 28, bOpiHoa1.hap1, whole genome shotgun sequence contains these proteins:
- the LOC104333239 gene encoding disintegrin and metalloproteinase domain-containing protein 9 isoform X2, which encodes MRRARRFQQVSLLSSYEVVVPQRLGRERREASNVSSVQDKVSYALEIEGKEYTIHLEKNKELLPKDFTVYTYNEEGKLQSEYPDVQDHCHYQGYVEGTLDSVVAVSTCLGLRGLVTIGNITYGIEPTDSSSGSKHILYRLDNVKKEPTTCGVTTEDHEGEHTEEGHHPSMTQLLRRKRAVLHQTRYVELFIVVDKEKFEDFGKSETEVREHMVQLANFLDSMYIMLNIRVVLVGLEIWKYENIISTDGGAGDVLANFVQWREKNLVLRRRHDSAQFVLKKGFGGTAGMAYVGTVCSKSHAGGINVFGRISIQMFASIMAHELGHNLGMNHDDERVCHCGASSCIMSSGASGSRNFSSCSAEDFEKLTLNKGGSCLLNVPRPDETYSVPYCGNRLVDAGEECDCGSPKECESDPCCEPGTCRLRSGAECAYGDCCKNCRLLPKGTECRASSNECDLPEYCNGTSQFCQPDFTVQNGHPCHNEEAYCYNGICQYYDAQCQDIFGSKAKAAPNICFTEVNSKGDRFGNCGFHGHDYKKCSSGNAMCGKLQCENVKTMPVFGIKPAIILTPIGGTMCWGVDFQLGSDVPDPGMVNEGTKCDTGKICRHFQCVSASVLNYDCDVERQCHGHGVCNNNRNCHCEAGWAPPYCDTKGYGGSLDSGPPYNDTSLRDGLLVFFFLVLPLLIAAALAFAKRDRLKRCSRRLMSRCHSSLQSPPPRTEAELRDCHHRGFSHGMPYAPRGVPMDMEPNTFPVPSYPVNQHPQQAYHQSYYPSPPYQAPQPQKLPTRPPPPQQKCVPQGPPPPQQKCLPQGQYFPSRPAPLPPK
- the LOC104333239 gene encoding disintegrin and metalloproteinase domain-containing protein 9 isoform X1, encoding MRPPSAMAWARSRAARSCLCLLLLAAPGQPGRAGFQQVSLLSSYEVVVPQRLGRERREASNVSSVQDKVSYALEIEGKEYTIHLEKNKELLPKDFTVYTYNEEGKLQSEYPDVQDHCHYQGYVEGTLDSVVAVSTCLGLRGLVTIGNITYGIEPTDSSSGSKHILYRLDNVKKEPTTCGVTTEDHEGEHTEEGHHPSMTQLLRRKRAVLHQTRYVELFIVVDKEKFEDFGKSETEVREHMVQLANFLDSMYIMLNIRVVLVGLEIWKYENIISTDGGAGDVLANFVQWREKNLVLRRRHDSAQFVLKKGFGGTAGMAYVGTVCSKSHAGGINVFGRISIQMFASIMAHELGHNLGMNHDDERVCHCGASSCIMSSGASGSRNFSSCSAEDFEKLTLNKGGSCLLNVPRPDETYSVPYCGNRLVDAGEECDCGSPKECESDPCCEPGTCRLRSGAECAYGDCCKNCRLLPKGTECRASSNECDLPEYCNGTSQFCQPDFTVQNGHPCHNEEAYCYNGICQYYDAQCQDIFGSKAKAAPNICFTEVNSKGDRFGNCGFHGHDYKKCSSGNAMCGKLQCENVKTMPVFGIKPAIILTPIGGTMCWGVDFQLGSDVPDPGMVNEGTKCDTGKICRHFQCVSASVLNYDCDVERQCHGHGVCNNNRNCHCEAGWAPPYCDTKGYGGSLDSGPPYNDTSLRDGLLVFFFLVLPLLIAAALAFAKRDRLKRCSRRLMSRCHSSLQSPPPRTEAELRDCHHRGFSHGMPYAPRGVPMDMEPNTFPVPSYPVNQHPQQAYHQSYYPSPPYQAPQPQKLPTRPPPPQQKCVPQGPPPPQQKCLPQGQYFPSRPAPLPPK